In Rutidosis leptorrhynchoides isolate AG116_Rl617_1_P2 chromosome 2, CSIRO_AGI_Rlap_v1, whole genome shotgun sequence, one genomic interval encodes:
- the LOC139893730 gene encoding serine/threonine protein phosphatase 2A regulatory subunit B''beta-like produces MDIDCNGDSSFLDPELLQLNEVSPLAIKSNPYVAEKLFEQWLSLPETTLLVTSLFNNVKAGVPLNVSGSVSSPKASPGSSIPSMFPAGSAPPLSPRSSSSGSPRISKHRAGPSVLGSPLRVMSEPAKELIPQFYFQNGRPPPNEMKERCLFRSNQFFYGHADGLQLNEFKPLTKEVCKLPSFFSSALFKKIDVEGTGVVTRDAFVDYWVNGNMLIKDTATQIYTILKQPDLKYLTQEDFKPILRELLTTHPGLEFLQSTPEFQERYAETVIYRIFYYVNKAGDSRLTLRELKRGNLIAAMQHADEEEDINKVIRYFSYEHFYVIYCKFWELDTDHDFLIDKENLIRYGNHALTYRIVDRIFSQVPRKFTSNVEGKMGYEDFVYFILAEEDKSSEPSLEYWFKCVDLDGNGVITRNEMQFFYEEQLHRMECMAQEPVLFEDILCQIVDMIGPKDDGYFTLRDLKGSKLAGSVFNILFNLNKFMAFETRDPFLIRQERENPTLTEWDRFAHREYIRLSMEEDAEDASNGSADVWDESLEAPF; encoded by the exons ATGGATATTGATTGTAATGGGGATTCAAGTTTTCTTGATCCGGAATTGTTGCAGCTTAATGAAGTGTCTCCTTTGGCTATTAAGTCCAATCCTTATGTTGCTGAGAAGCTTTTTGAACAATGGCTTTCTCTTCCTGAAACGACCCTTTTG GTGACATCTTTATTTAACAATGTTAAAGCGGGTGTTCCATTAAACGTTTCTGGATCAGTTTCGAGTCCAAAGGCTTCTCCAGGGAGTTCGATACCTTCTATGTTTCCTGCTGGCAGTGCACCCCCACTTTCACCAAGAAGCTCATCGTCTGGTTCTCCTCGTATCTCCAAACACAGGGCGGGTCCCTCTGTTTTAGGCTCTCCGTTAAGAGTAATGAGTGAGCCCGCTAAAGAGTTAATACCTCAG TTTTACTTTCAGAATGGACGTCCACCCCCTAATGAAATGAAAGAACGATGTTTGTTTAGAAGTAATCAGTTTTTCTATGGTCATGCGGATGGATTACAGTTAAATG AATTCAAGCCACTTACAAAGGAAGTATGCAAATTGCCATCGTTCTTCTCCAGTGCCCTTTTTAAAAAGATTGATGTTGAGGGAACAGGTGTTGTAACCAG GGATGCATTTGTTGATTACTGGGTTAATGGCAACATGTTGATAAAAGATACTGCGACCCAGATATATACAATATTGAAGCAACCTGATTTGAAATACTTAACTCAG GAGGATTTTAAACCCATTCTTCGTGAACTATTGACAACTCATCCAGGTTTAGAATTCTTACAAAGCACACCGGAATTTCAGGAGAGATATG CTGAAACGGTAATATACAGAATATTTTACTACGTAAATAAAGCGGGAGATTCCCGTCTTACCCTCAGGGAGCTTAAACGTGGGAATTTAATTGCTGCAATGCAGCATGCTGATGAAGAAGAAGACATAAACAAAGTTATAAg ATATTTCTCTTATGAGCACTTCTATGTAATATACTGCAAGTTCTGGGAGCTGGACACGGATCATGATTTCTTGATAGATAAAGAGAACCTTATACGATATGGTAATCATGCACTCACATACAGAATTGTTGACAGAATATTTTCACAG GTACCACGAAAGTTTACGAGTAATGTTGAAGGTAAAATGGGATACGAAGATTTCGTTTATTTCATTTTGGCCGAAGAGGATAAATCATCAGAGCCTAGTCTTGAGTACTG GTTCAAATGTGTAGATTTGGACGGAAATGGGGTGATTACAAGGAACGAAATGCAATTCTTTTATGAAGAGCAGCTGCATCGGATGGAATGCATGGCTCAAGAGCCTGTCCTTTTTGAGGACATATTGTGTCAGATTGTTGACATGATTGGACCGAAG GATGATGGGTATTTTACTCTACGTGATTTAAAAGGAAGCAAACTTGCTGGCAGTGTTTTCAATATCCTTTTCAATCTTAACAAGTTCATGGCCTTTGAAACTCGTGATCCGTTTCTCATTCGTCAG GAACGTGAGAATCCAACTTTGACCGAATGGGATCGGTTTGCACATCGGGAATATATTAGGCTCTCAATGGAGGAAGATGCCGAGGATGCCTCTAATGGCAGTGCAGATGTATGGGATGAATCTCTTGAGGCCCCCTTCTAA
- the LOC139893731 gene encoding H/ACA ribonucleoprotein complex subunit 1-like protein 2, with product MRPPRGGGFGGRSGGGRSSGGRFGGGRSSGGRFGGGRGGGGRFGGNSYNEGPPEEVIEVSSFVHAAEGDAVTKLTNEKIPYFNAPIYLQNKTKIGKVDEIFGPINESFFSVKMDEGIVATSYAAGDKFFIDPMKLLPLSRFLPQPKGASGGGGGRGRGGGRGGGGFRGRGAPRGGGGGFRGRGAPRGGGFRGGGRGGFSRGRGRS from the exons ATGCGACCTCCAAGAGGCGGCGGTTTCGGTGGTCGTAGCGGAGGCGGTCGCAGCAGTGGTGGCCGATTCGGCGGCGGTCGCAGCAGTGGCGGCCGATTCGGTGGTGGACGCGGCGGCGGCGGTCGTTTTGGTGGCAACAGTTATAACGAAGGTCCACCGGAAGAAGTTATAG AGGTTTCATCATTTGTTCATGCTGCTGAGGGAGATGCTGTGACCAAGCTAACTAATGAGAAAATACCTTACTTTAATGCACCAATTTATCTTCAAAACAAAACTAAAATAGGCAAAGTTGATGAAATCTTTGGTCCTATCAATGAATCT TTTTTCTCTGTTAAAATGGATGAAGGTATTGTAGCAACTTCTTATGCAGCTGGTGATAAGTTTTTCATTGACCCAATGAAACTTCTACCGTTATCCAGATTTCTTCCACAGCCAAA GGGAGCAAGTGGTGGGGGTGGTGGTAGAGGACGTGGTGGTGGTAGAGGCGGCGGCGGCTTTCGTGGTAGAGGTGCTCCAAGAGGTGGTGGCGGCGGCTTTCGTGGTAGGGGTGCTCCAAGAGGTGGTGGAtttcgtggtggtggtcgtgggggGTTCAGTAGGGGCCGGGGGAGATCATAA